The DNA window TGATCAGCTGATCCGATTACTGGTGACAAGTCCCACCAATGGCGGGACAGAGTTTCAAGCTCCACTGGAGAGAGCCAGGGAGATCATTGAGCAGGATGCTGATTACAGTGAGGCCGATATTGTTTTCATCACGGATGGGATTGCGCCCCTGAGTTCTGTGTTTCTAAAAGAGTACTCAGATTCCCTAGAGAAAATGAAAACTAATTTCTTCTTGTTGGAGATTGAACCAGAGTGGGGATGGTCAAACGCTCTCAAAGATTTGGCGAGTCAAGCTTGGGTAATTGACGTGGAGGGGAATTTTGATGAGCTGGGGGCTGTGTTTACGGCTTGTTAGTTAGTCACTAAAAAATACGGAGAAGAAATCTATGTCCTTTAAACTTCAACAAACCAAACAATGCAAAAATTGCCCATGGCGCGTAGACTCCGATCCCTACGCTATCAATGGATATAGCCTGCAAATGCATCAGGATCTAACGAGTACGATTGCCGATCCAGGGGTAATCACTTTTAGCAAAGAAATAAGGGCAATGGCTTGCCATAATTCTACAGATGAGCAGCAATTTCACTGTATCGGCTGGCTGGTTCATCAGCTCGGCGTGGGCAATAACATTGGCCTTAGAATGTACCTGCGGAATTGCGAAAATGCCAGTGAGATTGAAGTGTTTGGAGAACAGCATCAAAGATTAGAAGATACCTTGCCAAATGAAGAATGTGAGACTGAAATTGACTGGGATGATTAAGGGATGTCCAAAGAGCAAGATATAGATGCAAGAGCCGCACAAGTGGAAGCAATCATGCTGAAACTTGAGGAAGTTTTAGATCTAGATGATCCACGCCAAAATCGTCTCCACCAATGCATGGATGCGATCGCAAATCAATACATCGGTGGATCGATTGATAAATGCTGGGAAGTTCTTCAGCCATTGGATCAACAGATTGATATCGAACTTCTAGAGCATCAGTTAAAGCTTGATCAAAATCAGTAACGCACACTAGTAAAAACTTATCAATGAGACGATATTGATAAGAAATTGCTAGTATGCAACCCTTATAATCTAATATTAGTGGATTTATACTGATTACCTCGAAAAGGTTCCTAATAACCCTTGAAATTAGCGAGAAGGCATCTCGGTAAACGCCCGACCCCGTGATCGTTAGATCGGGCCGAAAAGCGGAAATTCCCGCAACGCCACAAAGCCAAACTGGAGAATTTTAACAATGAAATTAACTCAAATTAAGCAAGCTGTTATTGCTAACTTTGCACAACAGCACAATGTATCAGTGACCAACATAGCAGAGCTGAAGCAAGCTGCTAAACAGCTCTGGCCTGAGCAAACTTACAATTTCCGTAAAGCTCAGATCTGGCTAAACTTTGCCAAAGATCTGCAAGTTGATATCGTTGATTATATTGCCCCAACATCTAAGGATGAGCAAAAGTTGAGCGATCTTAAAGCTGAGGTTTGCCAGCATTACGAGGTCAAGGATACCAAGACACTCAAGGCCAAGCTGAAAAGCTGGGGAATTTCTCATGGCAAACTCAGCACTCGAAAGGCTTGGGAGGAGTTGCTAGAGGGATGCAAGGCCAGTCCGAAAGGGCAGGTTATTGAACTGCCAGCGGATCCGTTGGGTGTGGCAGCTTAGCCCTTGTCCGGTGCTGGTACCCTCCAAAAGTAACAGCACCGGACTTTTCTCTTGTTCATATTTTTTGGAGTTCACACCATGTCAAACAAGACTATCAGCGAAGTCAAAAGAGAGGGATTTTTCAGTATCTCCGAAGATCTGCAATACAGCCCCGGCGAAGGGGATCTCTTTTTGGAATATCAAGGCCCCGGTGGCTTCTGTCTCGGAAGCATCAGCAAAACCCTTCTTACTGGTGAGTGGACGGCCACTATTAACCTCGCTCTTGTGGAAGACGACGACATAAAAGCCCACGTCCACTCAGGCATAAGGTCTGACTGCATAGATAGGCTCTGGGCCATCAAAGATGCTGTTAGTTGGGTGTGCCAATGAATGCTCAAAAGACTGGGTGAATTAATAGGTGTGATGTTGTGGAGTTGGTATTGTTTTGCGATCGCACTGAGCGGCCTTCAGCCATCGCATTTCCCAATACCAGCCCTAAACCCCGTGTTATGTCGAGGTGTCGGTATCGAGATTTGAGATCGCATCCCTGCAGTACGACCCCCAATACTCAAAACGGCACATCATCAATAGTTAGCTCTGGAACTGAAGTACCACCGTCCTGACTCTTAAATTCTCGGCATTGCTCGGTTGGGTTACCCGTGCCACAACCGAAAGGGACAACCTCACAACAGTCTTAATGTTTGCCAATGTACTTTAATTGGGAACAGCATTGAAAAAGATGGAAGGCCGTTTGTTCAACTGCTTTTTCAATCTCTAGTGTTTCCTCTGGTGGATCATGATCAGGATTCAGATTCCACATGATTCCGTTATTTCGGATGGTGGCCCATACCTCTCCCTCGTTGCAAAATCTCGCAGTGTCTATATGGGCTGTTACTGTCTTTGATTCATAAATATTTCATGAGTGTGTGTCAATGACCCAAAAACTAGCAGAACTTTCAATCAGCTATATTCAATCGTTTAGTTTTGAGGATATGGGCTATACATTATGGATGACAGTAAGTACACCTCTTGTACAGAAAAAAATATGTTTTAAAGGTATTATTAATATCAATATTTCTAGAGATATATTAGATCTAGAGCCTGATGATATCAGTGTTTTTGAAGTTAATCATGAATTTAGAAAACCAACAATTGATGATTTCAAAGACTATCAGTTTCTAGCTGATAAAGACTTGAATTTCCCTAAACTCCATCTAGTCACTTTTCACGCCAGCATGATTATCACAATTCTTTGTAAGGAGGTAGAAGTAGGTCACCAATAGCAACGGCTCCAGTCTGGAGAAATCAGGGGATTGGCACAGGAATGATCCGATACTTGTTTAAGGATTTGCGAGAATCCGATCAGGTAAGACCGATTTGGTCAAACGCTAGGGTTAGCTCTGCAAGATTTTACCGGGAGCTAGGCTGGTGGGAAGCCTCCGAACAGTTTGAGAATGGGAACGCTGGGCTATCGGTGCAAATGTTAAGAAAAGACGCTCGCCGTTTGGCAGGTTTCGGGGGCTGGTGTTGAGTCGAAAATTGGTCTGTGATGATGCGAAAGTGGGCATCCCCGAAACGAGCAAGAGCTTAGCGAACCTCAGATGTCCATTAATTCTTTATACGCACAAGAATGAGCAATTTATAGAATTAGCTGCACAACTTTGAATCGCTACAAACTGAATTCAGAGAGTGATCTACTGATTTATAGGCAATGATACCCAAGAATGAGTTTTCAAGAGATGAATGCACTATTTCTGAGAGAAAAATAAATTCTTTAAGGAATTAGTTGCACTATTTTTGATAGTAGCTTCCTATCAATCAATCTACTGAATCTCAAATCAAGCTGAAGAACCACGTAAATTTGTAGTTTTTCCCAGATAATTTAGTGATA is part of the Acaryochloris marina S15 genome and encodes:
- a CDS encoding DUF6283 family protein; amino-acid sequence: MSFKLQQTKQCKNCPWRVDSDPYAINGYSLQMHQDLTSTIADPGVITFSKEIRAMACHNSTDEQQFHCIGWLVHQLGVGNNIGLRMYLRNCENASEIEVFGEQHQRLEDTLPNEECETEIDWDD